A genomic region of Streptomyces sp. R33 contains the following coding sequences:
- a CDS encoding zf-TFIIB domain-containing protein, which yields MQCPKCHAMMHTYNRNGVQIEQCSNCRGIFLDYGELEALTRLESQYTGGQYGQVPPPAAPPAPYPAAHAPAPAWGAPQHGGHGHGHHGHHKGGFGRMLFSS from the coding sequence ATGCAGTGTCCGAAGTGTCACGCGATGATGCACACCTACAACCGCAACGGTGTCCAGATCGAGCAGTGCAGCAACTGCCGCGGCATCTTCCTCGACTACGGCGAGCTGGAGGCGCTGACCCGCCTGGAGTCCCAGTACACCGGCGGCCAGTACGGCCAGGTCCCGCCGCCCGCCGCGCCGCCGGCCCCCTACCCGGCCGCGCACGCCCCCGCCCCCGCCTGGGGTGCCCCGCAGCACGGCGGGCACGGCCACGGTCACCACGGCCACCACAAGGGCGGCTTCGGGCGGATGCTCTTCTCCTCCTGA
- a CDS encoding aminotransferase class IV gives MRIWLDGALRDADSAQVSVFDHGLTVGDGVFETLKAERGTAFALTRHLDRLTRSARGLGLPDPDLDEVRRACAAVMEANPMPLGRLRITYTGGVSPLGSDRGESGPTLVVAVGETARRPDTTAVITVPWVRNERSAVTGLKTTSYAENVVALAAAHRSGASEALFANTVGRLCEGTGSNVFVVLDGELHTPPVASGCLAGITRALVVEWAGAKETDLPFEALEQAEEIFLTSTLRDVQAVHRVDDRTTAAAVPGPVTAEAMRIFDARSGEDLDP, from the coding sequence GTGAGGATCTGGCTCGACGGCGCGCTGCGGGACGCCGACAGCGCACAGGTGTCCGTGTTCGACCACGGGCTGACCGTGGGCGACGGGGTGTTCGAGACGCTGAAGGCGGAGCGGGGCACGGCCTTCGCGCTCACCCGGCATCTGGACCGGCTGACCCGCTCGGCCCGGGGTCTCGGACTTCCCGACCCCGACCTGGACGAGGTGCGCCGGGCCTGCGCGGCCGTCATGGAGGCCAACCCGATGCCGCTCGGCCGGCTGCGCATCACGTACACCGGCGGTGTCTCCCCGCTCGGCTCCGACCGCGGGGAGTCCGGCCCCACCCTGGTCGTGGCCGTCGGCGAGACCGCCCGCCGGCCCGACACCACCGCCGTGATCACCGTGCCCTGGGTCCGCAACGAGCGCTCCGCCGTGACCGGTCTGAAGACCACCTCGTACGCGGAGAACGTCGTCGCGCTGGCCGCCGCCCACCGGTCCGGGGCCTCCGAGGCCCTGTTCGCGAACACCGTCGGGCGGCTCTGCGAGGGCACCGGCTCCAACGTGTTCGTCGTGCTCGACGGGGAGCTGCACACGCCGCCCGTCGCCTCCGGCTGCCTGGCCGGCATCACCCGCGCCCTGGTCGTGGAGTGGGCCGGGGCCAAGGAGACGGACCTGCCCTTCGAGGCGCTCGAGCAGGCCGAGGAGATCTTCCTGACCTCCACGCTGCGCGATGTCCAGGCAGTCCACCGGGTCGACGACCGCACGACGGCCGCGGCCGTGCCGGGACCCGTCACGGCCGAGGCGATGCGGATCTTCGACGCGCGCTCCGGCGAGGACCTGGACCCGTGA
- a CDS encoding serine/threonine-protein kinase: MDMAMMRLRREDPRVVGSFRLHRRLGAGGMGVVYLGSDRRGQRVALKVIRPDLAEDQEFRSRFAREVSAARRIRGGCTARLVAADLEAERPWFATQYVPGPSLHDKVAEEGPLSAAQIAAIGAALSEGLVAVHEAGVVHRDLKPSNILLSPKGPRIIDFGIAWATGASTLTHVGTAVGSPGFLAPEQVRGAAVTPATDVFALGATLAYAATADSPFGHGSSEVMLYRVVHEEPHLVGVPDALAPLVQACLAKDPEERPSTLQLSMRLKEIAAREAQGLSDGRPPVQRARTERPTGRSAERADAYADQRTERRTGGTPAPQAPNQGQGQGRGPDSGPHSRPSGARPSSSRPSSSRNPGGPSSRPTAGRTGGRPAPRTTGTGRRSSRPDPRLMRQRLIVFVVVTLIVALGIAAAQKF, from the coding sequence GTGGACATGGCGATGATGCGGCTCCGGCGCGAGGACCCGCGTGTCGTCGGCTCATTCAGGCTGCACCGACGGCTCGGTGCCGGCGGTATGGGCGTGGTCTACCTGGGGTCCGACCGGCGCGGCCAGCGTGTCGCCCTCAAGGTGATCCGGCCTGATCTGGCCGAGGACCAGGAGTTCCGCTCGCGCTTCGCGCGCGAGGTGTCCGCCGCCCGGCGGATCCGCGGCGGGTGCACCGCGCGCCTGGTGGCCGCGGACCTGGAGGCGGAGCGGCCGTGGTTCGCAACGCAGTACGTGCCCGGCCCGTCCCTGCACGACAAGGTGGCGGAGGAGGGTCCGCTTTCGGCCGCGCAGATCGCCGCGATCGGTGCCGCGCTCTCCGAGGGACTGGTCGCCGTGCACGAGGCGGGGGTCGTCCACCGCGATCTCAAGCCCTCGAACATTCTTCTGTCCCCCAAGGGCCCCCGGATCATCGACTTCGGGATCGCCTGGGCCACCGGTGCGAGCACCCTCACCCACGTGGGCACGGCCGTCGGCTCCCCCGGCTTCCTCGCACCCGAACAGGTGCGCGGGGCGGCCGTCACCCCGGCCACCGACGTCTTCGCGCTGGGCGCCACCCTCGCCTACGCGGCGACCGCCGACTCGCCCTTCGGCCACGGCAGTTCCGAGGTCATGCTGTACCGCGTGGTGCACGAGGAGCCGCATCTGGTCGGGGTCCCGGACGCGCTCGCGCCCCTCGTACAGGCCTGCCTGGCCAAGGATCCCGAGGAGCGGCCCAGCACGCTGCAGCTGTCGATGCGGCTGAAGGAGATCGCGGCCCGCGAGGCGCAGGGGCTGTCCGACGGGCGCCCGCCGGTGCAGCGCGCACGGACCGAGCGGCCCACCGGACGGTCGGCGGAGCGGGCCGATGCGTACGCCGACCAGCGCACGGAGCGCCGTACGGGCGGCACGCCCGCGCCCCAGGCGCCGAACCAGGGACAGGGGCAGGGCCGGGGCCCGGACAGCGGGCCGCACTCCCGTCCCTCCGGCGCACGGCCTTCGTCCTCGCGGCCCTCGTCCTCGCGGAACCCGGGCGGTCCGTCCTCCCGGCCGACGGCGGGGCGTACGGGCGGCCGCCCGGCCCCGCGCACGACGGGCACGGGCCGGCGGTCGTCTCGGCCGGACCCCAGACTGATGCGGCAGCGACTGATCGTGTTCGTCGTGGTGACGCTGATCGTCGCGCTGGGCATCGCCGCCGCCCAGAAGTTCTGA
- a CDS encoding chorismate-binding protein, with protein MHDLLPLARFGGLLATDLRDVTSDPSALDSTGFWAVSADFEGRLVCARFGDVRPDPVPAPVAGAWRGPAADRWSSSLDRAAYTAGVRRIREYIAAGEVYQANLCRVMSAPLPNPDRADVDALTALLARGNPAPYAGTIRLPAHGVEIATASPELYLRRAGRHVESGPIKGTGRTAADLQPKDHAENVMIVDLVRNDLGRVCATGSVAVPELCAVEEHPGLVHLVSTVSGELADGAGWPELLAATFPPGSVTGAPKSSALRIIESLETAPRGPYCGGIGWVDADRGTAELAVGIRTFWIDRQGPGGPRLLFGTGAGITWGSDPEREWAETELKAARLLRVASGAHEVTGTPG; from the coding sequence GTGCACGACCTGCTCCCCCTGGCCCGCTTCGGCGGCCTCCTCGCGACCGACCTCCGAGACGTCACCAGCGACCCCTCCGCCCTCGACTCGACCGGCTTCTGGGCGGTGTCCGCGGACTTCGAGGGGCGTCTGGTCTGCGCCCGCTTCGGCGACGTACGCCCCGACCCGGTCCCGGCGCCCGTCGCGGGAGCCTGGCGCGGCCCCGCCGCCGACCGGTGGTCCTCCTCCCTGGACCGCGCGGCCTACACGGCCGGCGTACGCCGCATCCGCGAGTACATCGCCGCGGGGGAGGTCTACCAGGCCAACCTCTGCCGCGTGATGTCCGCGCCGCTGCCCAACCCGGACCGCGCCGACGTCGACGCCCTCACGGCGCTGCTCGCGCGCGGCAACCCGGCCCCGTATGCAGGAACGATTCGCCTCCCGGCCCACGGCGTCGAGATCGCCACCGCGTCCCCCGAGCTCTACCTGCGCCGGGCCGGCCGCCACGTCGAGTCCGGTCCCATCAAGGGCACCGGCCGCACCGCCGCGGACCTCCAGCCCAAGGACCACGCCGAGAACGTGATGATCGTGGACCTCGTGCGCAACGACCTCGGGCGGGTCTGCGCCACCGGCTCCGTCGCCGTCCCCGAACTGTGCGCCGTCGAGGAGCACCCGGGCCTGGTCCACCTCGTCTCCACCGTCAGCGGCGAACTCGCCGACGGCGCCGGCTGGCCCGAGCTGCTCGCGGCCACCTTCCCGCCCGGCTCCGTCACCGGTGCACCCAAGTCCTCCGCGCTGCGGATCATCGAGTCCCTCGAGACCGCCCCCCGCGGCCCCTACTGCGGGGGCATCGGCTGGGTCGACGCCGACCGCGGCACGGCCGAGCTCGCCGTCGGCATCCGCACCTTCTGGATCGACCGCCAGGGCCCGGGCGGCCCGCGCCTGCTCTTCGGCACCGGCGCCGGCATCACCTGGGGCTCCGACCCCGAACGCGAATGGGCCGAGACCGAACTGAAGGCCGCCCGGCTCCTGCGGGTAGCGTCAGGGGCCCATGAGGTGACTGGTACCCCTGGGTGA
- a CDS encoding phosphotransferase family protein, whose translation MNQEPLPAALAAYAGAGQQDAPYELLAEREDGTVVRCGEIVAKAHAGDSDREGLAVRMRIAADEALAGVLLAPLRPEVGYLGGRPVSLWPYGAPVDPERPEDAPWEAAGRLLAALHQVPVHRLPGPVPPMRGPAKLARALRRLARATAPGRGAGAAAAGPARAAGPVGVPGATGAAGVAGSAGSRPGPALVPSPAEGRPAGDLVRAAARTLPAWVRGEAPAPRGGALCHGDLHLGQLVRGPGPDGGWRLIDVDDLGIGTPAWDLARPAAWYAAGLLDTATWVRFLDSYRAAGGPAAGPAGSDPWPELDLAARALTVQTAALALAKSAENHRRLDDVERLMVDSCARIATLPPDLEPQAPS comes from the coding sequence ATGAACCAGGAGCCACTGCCCGCCGCCCTCGCGGCGTACGCCGGCGCGGGGCAGCAGGACGCCCCGTACGAACTCCTCGCCGAGCGGGAGGACGGGACCGTCGTGCGCTGCGGCGAGATCGTGGCCAAGGCGCACGCCGGGGACAGCGACCGCGAAGGGCTCGCCGTTCGGATGCGGATCGCCGCGGACGAGGCGCTGGCCGGGGTGCTGCTCGCCCCGCTGCGCCCCGAGGTCGGCTACCTCGGGGGCCGGCCCGTGTCCCTGTGGCCGTACGGGGCCCCGGTCGACCCGGAGCGCCCCGAGGACGCCCCGTGGGAGGCGGCCGGCCGGCTGCTGGCGGCCCTGCACCAGGTGCCCGTGCACCGGCTGCCGGGTCCGGTGCCGCCGATGCGCGGCCCGGCCAAACTGGCCCGGGCCCTGCGCCGCCTGGCGCGGGCGACGGCTCCCGGCCGGGGCGCCGGTGCCGCTGCCGCCGGTCCCGCACGGGCGGCCGGGCCCGTGGGCGTCCCCGGCGCCACCGGTGCAGCCGGTGTGGCCGGTTCGGCCGGATCCCGGCCCGGTCCCGCCCTCGTGCCCAGCCCCGCCGAGGGCCGCCCCGCCGGCGACCTCGTACGGGCCGCCGCGCGGACCCTGCCCGCCTGGGTGCGGGGGGAGGCGCCGGCGCCCCGGGGCGGGGCGCTGTGCCACGGGGACCTGCACCTCGGGCAGTTGGTCCGCGGCCCCGGACCCGACGGGGGCTGGCGGCTCATCGACGTCGACGACCTCGGGATCGGGACCCCGGCCTGGGACCTGGCCCGGCCCGCGGCCTGGTACGCCGCCGGGCTGCTCGACACCGCCACCTGGGTCCGCTTCCTCGACTCCTACCGCGCGGCGGGCGGCCCCGCGGCCGGGCCGGCCGGCTCCGACCCCTGGCCGGAACTGGACCTCGCCGCCCGGGCGCTGACCGTACAGACCGCTGCTCTGGCCCTGGCCAAATCGGCAGAAAACCACCGCCGACTCGACGACGTGGAACGGCTGATGGTGGACTCCTGTGCCCGAATCGCCACCCTCCCGCCCGACTTGGAGCCGCAGGCTCCGTCGTAG